GGTCCTCGCCCCGCTCGCCGGGCAGGTCGACCCCGCCGACGTCGCCGCGCTGGGCGCGCGGCTCCCGGCCCCCCGTCCCGCCACCGTCCCGCCGTCCCCCGACCCGGAGGTCACCCCGTGAGCCGTGCCCGCGACGTCCTGCTCGAGGCCCGGCGCGAGGGGCGCGGGCTCGGCGCCTTCAACGTCGTCCTCCTCGAGCACGCGGAGGCCTTCGTCGCCGCCGCCGAGGCGGTGCGCCTGCCCGTCGTGCTCCAGGTCAGCCAGAACTGCGTGCGGTACCACGGGGGCGCCGCACCGCTGCTGGCCGCGACCCGGGCGCTGGCGGACGCCTGCGAGGTCCCCGCGCTCGTCCACCTCGACCACGCCGACGACGTCGACCTCGTCCGCGCGGCCGTCGCGGCGGGCGTCGACAGCGTCATGTACGACGGGTCGGTCCTCCCCTACGGGGACAACGTGCGCACGACGCGCGAGGTCGTCGACCACTGCCACGCGCACGACGTCGCCGTCGAGGCCGAGCTCGGCGAGGTGGGCGGCAAGGACGGCGTCCACGCGCCCGGCGCCCGGACCGACCCGGCCGAGGCCACCGCCTTCGTGGCCGCCACCGGCGTGGACGCGCTCGCCGTCGCCGTCGGCACCTCGCACGCCATGACCGAGCGGGTGGCCTCCGTGGACACCGAGCTCGTCGCCGCGCTCGCCGCGGCGCTCGAGGTGCCGCTCGTGCTCCACGGCTCGTCGGGGCTGTCGGACGACGAGCTGCGCGGTGCCGTCCGCGCCGGCATGACGAAGGTGAACATCTCCACCCACCTCAACGGCGTCTTCACCGCCGAGGTGCGGGCCCGCCTCGACGCCGCGCCGGCGCTCGTCGACCCCCGGCGCTACGTGGGCCCGGCGCGCGACGCCGTCGCGACGGAGACGGGGCGGCTGCTGCGGCTCCTCGCCTCGCCCTGACGGGGTCAGCGCGTCGCGTCGTCGTGCTGGGCCTCGGCGGCGGCGTTGACACCGGCGCCCACGAGGACGGCGAGGGCCAGCAGGTACAGCCACAGCAGCAGGACGATCGGCGCGCTCAGCGGGCCGTAGATCGTCACGCCGGTCTCGGTCCCGGTCGTCAGCCCGAGGACGACGCGCAGGCCCCACGACGCGAGCACCCAGAGCCCGAGCGCTACGACGGCGCCCGGCACCGTGCGCCGCCACGGCAGCCGCTCCGGCGTGGCCGCGTGGTAGAGAACGGCCAGGAGCAGCGAGCCGGCGAGCAGGACCGCGGGCCAGTAGAGGCCGACGAGGTCGGCGAGCGCGTCCGGCAGCAGCCGCTCGAGGACGCCCGGCCCCGCGAGCAGCAGCGGCAGCGCGACGGCGCCGAGGAGCAGGCCCACGACGTAGAGGACGACCGACAGGGCCCGGGCCCTGACGACGCCCCGGCGCCCGCCCATCCCGTACATGATCGAGACGGTGTCGAGGAGGACGGCGAGCGCCCGCGAGCCCGACCACAGCGACAGCAGGAAGCCCAGCGAGATGACGTCGAAACGTGGTCCCTCGAGCGCCTGCGCCAGCGTCGGCAGGATCGTCGAGTCGACGACCCGCTCGGTGAGGAAGGGGCTCAGCTGGGTGCGGAGGACGTCGGTGAGCTGGGTCGTCGTGTCCGCGCCGAGCCGCGAGCCGACGAGGGCGGCGAGGCCCGCGAGGCCGAGGACCAGCGGGGGCAGGGACAGCAGGGCGAAGAAGGCCGCCTCGGCCGCGAGCCCGGTGACGCGGTGACGGGCGCCGAGCCCGACGGCACCGGTGACGACGGCCCACGCCCGGCCCCGGCGGGTGCGCCGGCGGGCAGGCGCGAGGTCGCCCCGGCGCAGGGCCTGCCGCACGTCCGCCACGGCTCCGCAGGCTAGGCCCGGCGGGGGGCGGGCGGCGCGCCGTCGGGCCCCGACGCGCGGGCGACCCCCCGGTGCGGTTGGGTGACCGTGCTCCCGACGCCGGGTCCCGGCTCCCCGGGGACCGTCGCGCGGGGCGCACCTGCCCGACGAGACGGACGGACCCATGCTCACCTACCCCGGCAGCCCCTACCCCCTCGGGGCCACCTACGACGGCACCGGCACGAACTTCGCGCTCTTCAGCGAGGTCGCCGAGCGCGTCGAGCTGTGCCTCATCGGCGACGACGGCCGGGAGACGCGGGTCCCGCTCACCGAGGTGGACGGCTTCGT
The sequence above is a segment of the Pseudokineococcus lusitanus genome. Coding sequences within it:
- a CDS encoding YihY/virulence factor BrkB family protein, with the protein product MADVRQALRRGDLAPARRRTRRGRAWAVVTGAVGLGARHRVTGLAAEAAFFALLSLPPLVLGLAGLAALVGSRLGADTTTQLTDVLRTQLSPFLTERVVDSTILPTLAQALEGPRFDVISLGFLLSLWSGSRALAVLLDTVSIMYGMGGRRGVVRARALSVVLYVVGLLLGAVALPLLLAGPGVLERLLPDALADLVGLYWPAVLLAGSLLLAVLYHAATPERLPWRRTVPGAVVALGLWVLASWGLRVVLGLTTGTETGVTIYGPLSAPIVLLLWLYLLALAVLVGAGVNAAAEAQHDDATR
- a CDS encoding class II fructose-bisphosphate aldolase, with the protein product MSRARDVLLEARREGRGLGAFNVVLLEHAEAFVAAAEAVRLPVVLQVSQNCVRYHGGAAPLLAATRALADACEVPALVHLDHADDVDLVRAAVAAGVDSVMYDGSVLPYGDNVRTTREVVDHCHAHDVAVEAELGEVGGKDGVHAPGARTDPAEATAFVAATGVDALAVAVGTSHAMTERVASVDTELVAALAAALEVPLVLHGSSGLSDDELRGAVRAGMTKVNISTHLNGVFTAEVRARLDAAPALVDPRRYVGPARDAVATETGRLLRLLASP